DNA from Arthrobacter sp. FW305-BF8:
AGGCAGGGATGGCCAGCGGCGCCGCGAGCAGCACGGCCCACACCTTCTGGCCCCGCAGCGTGGTGCGTTCCACGAGCCACGCACCGCCCACGCCCAGGATGAGGCAGAGCGGCACGGTGAGCACAATCAGGATCACGGTGTTGAGCAGCAGTTCGCCGACGCGCGGGCGAACGATCAGTTCAAGGGCGGTGTCCCAGCCCGTGGCCACGGTCATTACCGCGACGTAGCCGAGGGGGACGAGTGCGAACAGGGCGATCAGCACCGCCATGACGCCTACCGCGGAAACGCCGAAAGGCGGGCGGGGGCGCTTGCCCCGGCCCGCCGTCGTCGTGCTTCCGGATGTCTCCGGCGCCGATACTTGCGTGGTCACAGAATTAGAGCAGTCCTGCCTTGGTCATCAGCTCCGTGACCTTCTCGGAGTTCAGCTTGGCGGGGTCCACGGTGGGAGCCTGAAGTTCCTTGATGGGAACCAGCTTCTCGCTGGCGGGGACGCCCGAGGCGATGGCGTATTCGAAGGACGTGCCCTTCTGCAGGACTTCCTGGCCCTTCTTGCCAGTGATGAACTTCAGGAAGGCCTGGGCGTTCTCGGCGTTCTTCGAGGACTTCAGCACGCCGCCTCCGGAGACGGACAGGAACGCGCCCGGGTCCTGGTTCTTGAAGTAGTACGGCGTGACGTTCTTGGAATTCTCGCCGGTCTTCGCCTGGTCGCCGTAGTAGTAGTAGTGGTAGATCAGCGCGGCATCAACCTCGCCGGCGTTCACTGCCTTCATGGCGGTGCTGTTGCCCTTGTAGGCGGTGAAGTTTTCCTTCATGCCCTTCAGCCAAGCCTCGGCAGCGGCCTCGCCCTTGAGCTCAACGAGGGCGGAGACAATGGCCTGGAAGTCGGCGCCGCTCGGGGAGGCTGCCCACTTGCCCTTCCACTCCGGCTTGGCCAGGTCCAGCATGGACTTCGGCAGCTTGTCCTCGGAGATCTTCTTCTTGTCATAAACCAGGACGGTGGAGCGGGCGGCAATGCCGGTCCACTTGTTGGTGCTGGGGCGGAACTCCGCCGGAACCTGGGCAACCGTGTCCTTGGCAACGTCGGCGAACAGGCCGGCGTTCTCCACCTGCGCCATTGCGGGGGAGTTCTCGGTGAGGAAGACGTCCGCCGGCGAGGCTGCGCCTTCCTGGACGATCTGGTTGGACATCTCGGTGTCGTCACCCTGGCGGAGCGTCACCTTGATGCCGGTTTCCGCGGTGAAAGCGTCCGCCCATTCCTTGGTGAGGCTTTCGTGCTGGGCGTTGTAGACCGTGATCTCGCCCTTTGAGGCGTCAGCCGAGGACGTGGCGGCGGGGGAGGTGCTGGAGCCGCAGGCCGAGAGGCCAAGGGCTGCGGTGGCGGCGATCGCGATGCCGGCCAGCGCGTTAATGCGGATCTTCATCGGGGTGCTTCTTTCTGCAAAAGTCTCGTGGGCCAGGCCCGCCGTGAGCTGGGGAAGTTAGGTGAAGCTCACTCGAAAAACTGTAGGTTAGCCAAACCTAAGCACCAAGCGACAAAGGCCTTAAGTGATGAGGATCACATCAATTACGACACTGTTGAGTGTCCTAATTGGCACCTAACCCGGAGTCCGCTGTTGCTGACGCCGCTGCCACTGACGCCGCCGCCTCCAGGGCCATCCAGGCCTGTAGCTGGGTGGAAAGTTCGACGGCGGCGCCCGGCGGATATGTGTCGCCCGCCGGCCGTCGGGGGGGTTCGAAGGAGAACACCGGTTCACCGGCCCGGCCGTGCCGGGCCAGCCGTTCGCCTGCAGCGATCGGCCGGCGGCCGGCCCAGAGCGCCATGGCAGTGTCGGTGACCATCCCTGCTGCGGTGGTCCGGACGTCCTGCGGCAGCCGCCGATCGTTGGCGGCCAGCGCCAGGTAGCGGGTGAGGATGCCGGTGAACAGTCCGCCATCGCCGGTGCCGTCGCACCGGAGGACCAGGCTTGGCGCGGGACTGCCGGTGGCGTTGCCGGTGGTGCCTGGCAGGGTCAGGTGCGCGGCCACGGCGAACACCACGGTGGAAGCGCGTTCCAGATGGGCGGCGCCGCCGAGTTCCAGCAGGGCGCCGAGGACGGGCCCCTGGTTGTAGGTGTAGATCGCCTCCTCCAGCGTGGTCTCCCCGGTGCTGCGAATTCGGATGCCGTCCAGGTAGAGCCCGCGCGTGGGGTCGAACAGCCGCGCGTCCAGCCAGTCGAGCAGCGCCTGCGCCTTGGCGGTGTTGCCCGTGCGGGCATAGTAGAGCGCCACCGGTGCCGTGGCCGGGGTGTTCTTGAAGTCCCGCTTGGTGCTCCAGAACGTGCCGCCGCCCAGGTCGTCGGTGGAGGCCGAGTCGAACTGCAGCGTCAGGCTCTTGCGGATCTTTTCCTGCCGCCGGGTGCTGGGCCGGCGGCTCTCCTCGGCGAGCCGCTCCAGGCGGAGTGTGGACAGGGCCAGCCAGGCCATGTCGTCGTAGTAATGGTTGACGAACGTCAGGAAATTCCGCAGCCGGATGCCGGTGACCAGCCGCGAGGCGAGCTGGCCGGCGCTGGGCCGGGTGCCGCCGTCGAACTTTTCCGGCGGCCGCCCTGCCCTCCCGAGTTCGCGAAAACCCGCGTCCACGAGGCAGTCCAGGTAATGCGCCTGCCACCAGTAGTGCCACGGGCGGCGGAGGTTTTCGATGCGGCCGGAGGGGCGGACGGTGGCTGCGATGTGCGTCCCAGGCAGGAAGAACAGCCGCTGGCCGAACAGATGGGTCACCGACCGTGCGGCCTCGTCGGCCCGCTCTGCCCAGGCCATTGCGGGAGCGGGGGTGGCATTCGGGGTGGCGTCGGCATCTGGCTGGATCATTCGGCCAGCCTAGCGAACCGCCCTCCTGGCAATCCGCCAGTGTGGCAATCGGCCAGTGCGGCAAGCTGGGGGGACGAACCGGGCGGCGCGGGGTTGGTGGTGCGGGGTGCATACGGCGCCCATTTCAGTTAACATTCACTAACTAACGTTCGCGGCCGGGATCCGGACCCGCATCGACCGGTTCCGCATCAAGGAGGATGTATGGAAATCGAGGGTTCCGTCGCGCTCATCACGGGCGGTGCATCCGGCCTGGGCGCCGCCACGGCCCGGCGGCTGTTCGACGCCGGCGCCTCTGTGGTTCTCGCCGACCTCGGCACCTCGGCCGGCGCCGCATACGCCGACGAGCTGAATGCTGCCGGCCCGCAGAACCCTGCAGGCACCGTTTCAGGCCGCGAGGTGGCAGCCCCCAAAGCGGTTTTCGTTCCGGCGGATGTGACCAGCGAGGACCAGGTGCAGGCCGCTGTGGACGCCGCCGTCGGGCTGGGGCCACTGCGGATCGTGGTGAACTGCGCCGGCATCGCCACGCCGGGCAAGGTCCTGGGGCGCGACGGCGTGCTGCCGCTGGAGACCTTCCACCGTGTCATCCAGATCAACCTGGTGGGGACCTTCAACGTGGTTCGGCTGGCCGCCGCTGCGATGGCCGCCACCGAGCCTGCTGTCACCGAGCTCGGCGGAGAGGAACGCGGCGTGATCATCAACACCGCCTCGGTGGCCGCGTTCGACGGGCAGATCGGCCAGCCTGCCTACGCTGCATCCAAGGGCGGAGTGGCCGCCATGACCCTGCCCCTGGCCCGCGAACTCGCCCGGTCCCTCATCCGCGTGGTGACCATTGCGCCCGGAATTTTCGAGACCCCGATGATGGCCGGACTGCCGCAGGAGGCGCAGGAGTCACTGGGCCGGCAGGTGCCGCACCCGTCCCGGCTGGGGCGGCCCGCCGAGTATGCAAACCTCGCCGCGCACATCGTAGAGAACGCCATGCTCAACGGCGAAACAATCCGCCTCGACGGCGCCATCCGGATGGGCCCGAAGTGACCGGAACTGGACTTCCCTCCACCGAAGTGACCGGAACCAAACCGGGCGGGGCCACCCGGGCGATATCCGCCGTCGACACCCTGCCCACCGCCGACTTTTTCGGCTACGAGTCCCTGCTCAGCGCCTCCGAACAGCGCAAGCTGGGCGAACTGCGGGAGTTCCTGGCCGCGGAGATCGCGCCGTTCGCGGGGGACTGGTGGAACAAGGCCGAATTTCCGGCGCACATCCTGCCCAAGCTGGCCGCCCTGGAGCTGAGCACCCCCGCCCAGCGCGGCTACAGCCACCTGTTCGCCGGGCTGGTGATCGCAGAGATGACGCGCGTGGACACGTCGATCGCCACGTTTTTCCTGGTCCACCACGACCTCTTCGTCGAGTCGCTCTACCGGTTTGGCTCCGAGGACCAGCGGAACCGGTACCTCAACGACGCCTCGAACCTGAGGACCACGGGCGCGTTTGCCCTGACCGAACCGGACCACGGCTCGGACGTCGCCGGCGGCATGGAGACGCGGGCGCGCCGGGTATCGGGCCGTACCGGCGAGGCCGACGGCGGCGGGGACTGTTGGGTGCTCAACGGCGCCAAGCGGTGGATCGGCAACGGGACGTTCTGCGACTACATGCTGGTGTGGGCGCGGGACGAGGCTGACGGCGCGGTCCGTGGCTTCATCGTGGACGCCAGCCTGCCCGGAGTGGGCCGCAGCCGGATTGAGAACAAAATCGCGCTGCGCACCGTGCAGAACGCCGACATCGTTTTCGATAACGTGCGGGTTGCCGAGGCGGACCGATTTGCGGGCATCAGCAGTTTCGACGACACCAACGAACTGCTCCGCGGATCACGCATTATGGTCGCGTGGCAGGCCGTGGGGCAGCAGCTGGCGGCGTTCGACGTCGCCCGGCAATACGCCGTCGAACGCCAGCAGTTCGGCCGGCCGCTGGCGAGGTTCCAGCTCATCCAGCAGCAGCTGGTGTCCATGCTGGGCAATGCCGTGGCGAGCATGGGCATGATGGCCCGGATCGCGCAGCTGCAGGAGGCCGGGCAGCTGCATGAGAGCGGGCAGCTGCAGGAGCAGGGCGTCGGCATGGCGCAGGTGGCGCTGGCCAAGTCGTACACGTCGGCGAGGATGCGCGAAACAGTGGCAATGGGAAGGTCCATTTTGGGCGGTAACGGCATCGTCACGGACTACCGGATGGCCAAGATCTTCGCCGACGCCGAGGCCATCTACACCTACGAGGGCTCGTACGAGGTCAACACGCTGATCGTGGGCCGTGCAGTCACAGGGGTCTCCGCGATCGTCTAGGTGGCTTCATTCCCCGGCCCGGCTCCTGCGCGAACTGGCAGCTGATGACCTCAAATCTCCGTTTTGAGGGCATTACGTGCCAGTTCGCGCTGGACGGGCGAGTTGAAGGTTCGCGCTAAAGGGGAGCCTCAGGAGGCGGGCTGCTTCTCCCCGGCCTCGATGCGGGCGTCCAGGCTGTTGTTTTTCACCGGCATGGGGCACGTTCCGTAGGGCGTGAAGGCGCTGGGGTAGTTGATGGCGCGGTTGAAGTCCAAAACTACGGAGCCGTCCGGCCGCGGGCGCGCCGTGGACACCTTGCGCCATTCGTCAGTCGTGTCGCCGTTCGTCTCGTCGTGGAACGTGACTGTCAGGGCGCCGAGCTTCTCCTCCTCCGCGTGGAGCCGGTACTCGTGGTCCTTGCCCGGCAGCCGGAACACCAGTTCGCCGACGGTGCGGTGCACCCCGTCCACCAGCGGATTGGCCGTGGAAATGGGCACGTCCACAGGTTCCGGGTAGGCCTCGAACCTGGCCTCAACTGCAAGGTCGGGCCGGTAATCGAAGGTGGGCACGCCGTCGAACTCGGTGAACACCGGCGACGCGGAGTCCCGGGTGCGGACCGCATACCTGTCCGCACGCTTCGCCAGCTCCACCACAACCTGCCGGCCGTCCGCGCCGCCGAACTGCACCCACATGAGCGAGTCCTCATTGGCGAGCCGCGCAGTGACTGTCCCGTCCACCGGATTCCCGGTCTCCACGAGCGTCAGCCCGTCGGACGCCGCGGCGGTGAGCGTCGCCGTCGTGCCGTCCGCTGACCACAGCCCGGGGACGAGGTCGACGGCGGCGGGCTGGCTTTCCAGCCACTGGAACGACGTGAGCGTGAGCCAGCCGTGTTCGGCAGCGAGTGCGCTGTTGCGGCCTTTGCGGAAGCGGAGCCAGCGCTCCAGCTGGGCGTCTGCTGCGGTGCTCATGTGTCCTCCAACGGTGTATGCCAATCTGGCCAGCTTAGGGGTCAACCCCGGGCGGCGGCAGGCGTAGCCTTGGGGTATGGCCTTGGACATTGTTCTGACGGTGCTGGTTTGCGTTGCCATCGTGGCGGCGCTGACCCTCGCGGGGATGGCCGTACAGAAGCGCGGCGTCGATCCGAAAGGCGCTGCGGGAACGCTGGGAAGCGCCCTGGCGGGGTTCGATCCGGCCACCGGCACCCCGACGCATTCGGAGGCGCTGGCGGCGCGGGAGGAACAGAAACTAAAGCGGCATGAAGCGCCCAGCGCCGGTCCCGGACCGCAGGCGAACGGTCCGTATTCGGCCCGGATCCGGTTGCCCGCGGCCCCTCTACAGGCACCGGCCGTTCCAGTTCAAGGTCCTGACAGCATCTGAGACATATTCCCGGGCTCCGGCCGGCTGCGGGTAACATCCCATAGGAACAGTAACCGGGCTCACAGTATCCAGCGCAGTGTACGAGCCAAAGTCGAACACTCGAAAGATAGTTTCCATGGCTGACACTGCAATGAATTCAGAAACAGATCTCGCCGCCGAACTCCGCGCCGACGTGCGCCGGGTCTCCACCCTGCTGGGCGAATCCCTGGTCCGCCAGCACGGCCCCGAGCTCCTCGACCTGGTGGAGCAGGTGCGCCTGCTGACCAAGGAATCCAAGGAGGCCGCCCGGGGCGGGGCGGAGGCCACCGGCCCGTGGAGCGCGCACGACGTCGTTGCCCAGGTCCGTGAGCTGCTCGCCTCCCTGCCGCTCGAGCAGGCGACCGACCTGGTCCGCGCCTTCGCCTTCTACTTCCACCTCGCCAACGCTGCCGAACAGGTCCACCGCGTCCGCGGGCTGCGCACCCGGCAGGAGAAGGACGGCTGGCTGGCCAAGGCCATCGAGGACATTGCGCGGCAGGCCGGTCCGGCGGTGCTGCAGGAAGTGGTCAACGAGCTGGATGTGCGCCCGATCTTCACCGCGCACCCCACGGAGGCGTCCCGCCGCTCCGTGCTGGACAAGATCCGCAAGCTCTCGGACGTGCTGGCCCAGCCCACCGAGGAGGGCACCAGCGCCCGGCGCCGGCAGGACCGGCAGCTGTCGGAGATGATCGACCAGATGTGGCAGACGGACGAACTGCGCCAGGTCCGGCCCACGCCGGTGGACGAGGCCCGCAACGCCATCTACTACCTCGAGAGCATCCTGACGGATGCGCTGCCGGAGATGCTGACGGATTTCTCGGAACTCCTCGGCGAGCACGGCGTCGCGTTGCCGGCCCAGAACGCCCCGATCCGGTTCGGCTCCTGGATCGGCGGTGACCGTGACGGCAACCCCAACGTCACGGCCGCCGTCACGCACGAGATTTTGCAGCTGCAGAACCAGCATGCGGTCCGGATCAGCATTGCCATGATCGACGAGCTCATCTCCGTCCTGTCCAACTCCACGGCCCTCGCCGGCGCCGACCAGGCGCTCCTCAATTCGATCGACGCCGATCTCGCGAAGCTGCCCGGCCTGGACCGCCGCATCCTGGAACTCAATGCCCAGGAGCCCTACCGGCTGAAACTGACCTGCATCAAGGCCAAGCTCATCAACACCGGCAAGCGTGTGTCCGCGGGCTCCAAGCACCAGCCCGGGCGTGACTACACCTCCACCGAGGAGCTCATCGCCGAACTCGAACTGCTGGAACTGTCCCTGCGCAACCACTCGGCGTCCCTTGCCGCGGACGGCGCGCTGGCACGTGTCCGCCGCGCCATCGCCTCCTTCGGCCTCCACCTGGCCACCCTCGACATCCGCGAGCACGCCGACCACCACCACGACGCGGTCGGCCAGCTCATGGACCGCCTCGGCGGTCCCGGCATCCGGTACGCCGAACTGACCCGGGACGAGCGCCTCGAGGTCCTCAGCGCAGAGCTCGCGTCCCGCCGTCCGCTGTCCGGCCACCCGATCAAGCTCGACGGCGCCGCTGACGGCACGTACGACGTCTTCCGTGAGATCCGCCGCGCCCTGCGCACGTACGGCCCGGACGTCATCGAGACCTACATCATCTCCATGACCCGCGGCGCCGACGACGTTCTGGCCGCTGCCGTCCTGGCACGCGAGGCCGGCCTGGTCAGCATCTTCGGCGACGCCCCGTACGCCAAGATTGGCTTCGCACCGCTGCTGGAGACCGTCGAGGAGTTGCGTGCCTCTGCGGAGATCGTTGACCAGCTGCTGTCCGACCCGTCCTACCGCGAGCTGGTCCGGCTGCGCGGGGATGTCCAGGAAGTCATGCTCGGCTACTCGGACTCCAACAAGGAATCCGGCGTGATGACCAGCCAGTGGGAAATCCACAAGACCCAGCGGAAGCTGCGCGACATCGCCTCCAAGCACGGCGTCCGCGTGCGCCTGTTCCACGGCCGCGGTGGATCCGTGGGCCGCGGCGGCGGACCCACTTACGACGCCATCATGGCGCAGCCGAACGGCGTCCTCGAAGGTGAAATTAAGTTCACCGAACAGGGCGAGGTCATCTCGGACAAGTACTCCCTGCCGGAACTTGCCCGGGAAAACCTTGAGCTGTCCCTCGCCGCCGTACTCCAGGGCTCTGCGCTGCACCGCACGCCGCGCACCTCGGACGACCAGCGCGAGCGGTTCGGGCACGTCATGGAGACCATCTCCGACGCCGCGTTCGCCCGCTACCGCAGCCTCATCGATCACCCGGACCTGCCGGCCTACTTCCTGGCCTCGACGCCGGTGGAGCAGCTCGGTTCCCTGAACATCGGCTCCCGCCCGTCCAAGCGCCCGGATTCCGGTGCCGGGCTTGGTGGCCTGCGTGCCATCCCGTGGGTGTTCGGCTGGACCCAGTCCCGGCAGATCGTGCCGGGCTGGTTCGGCGTCGGCTCCGGGCTGAAGGCGGCACGGGAAGCGGGGAACTCCGCCCAGCTCGTCGAGATGATGCACGGCTGGCACTTCTTCCGCTCCGTGCTGTCCAACGTGGAAATGACCCTCGCCAAGACGGACATGGAGATCGCCGGATACTACGTGGACACCCTGGTCCCGGCGGAACTGCACCATCTTTTCCGCGCCATCCGCGAAGAGTACGAACTCACCGTCTCCGAGATCCAGAACCTTACCGGAGAGAACCTGCTGCTGGACGCCCAGCCCACGCTCAAGCGGTCCCTGGAAATCCGTGACCAGTACCTCGACCCGATCAGCTACCTGCAGGTGGAACTGCTCCGCCGCGTGCGGGCGGAAGGTGCCAGCATTTCCGCAGGGGAGATCGATGAGCGCCTGCAGCGGGCCATGCTCATCACCGTCAACGGTGTGGCAGCCGGCCTCCGCAACACCGGGTAGCCCCTACCGCCGCGGACGCTTCCTCACCTTTCGTCGGTTCCTTCCTAACGCGTCCTCGCCCGATGCGGGAGGGTTTGGCCTGAAGCGACGGGAACTGAGGAAGCGTTGCTGGAATTGTTGCGAAAGGTGAGGACGCGTCAGGGGCCGTAGTGCACCACGATGGTCCGGCAGGGCGTCGTGCTGGGGACGCCGTCGCCGTCGTCGGAGTACGCGACGGTGCTCACGCGCACGCCGTAGAGGGCGGACAGCTCGGCGTCGGTCAGGAGTTCCGCAGCGTGTCCGGTCCGGACGCCCGAGCGGCCCAGCAGGACCACCCGGTCGGCAAGGTGCAGGGCGTGGTCGGGATGGTGAGTGCTGAGGAGCAGTGCCATGCCGTCGGCCATCAGTTCGCGCAGCAGCGTCAGGACGCGTGCCTGGTTCTTCAGGTCCAGGCCGGTGGCGGGCTCGTCCAGCACCAGGATGGGCGAGCCGGCGGCGATCGCCCGGGCGATGAGGATGAGCTGCTGCTCGCCCCCGCTGAGGGTGGGGAAACGCCGGTCCCGCAGCCCGGCCGCGCCCACCCGCTCCATCGCCTCCAGGGCTGCGTTGTGGTCGGATGGCCCGGGTGTCCGGAACACGCCAACGTGCCGCGCCCGCCCCATCAGGACCATGTCCAGCGCCCGGTAGGCGAAGGCGCTGCCGTGGGCCTGCGGGACGTAGCCGGCGCTCTCACTCCGCCGGACCGTTCCCTCCTGCGGGTCCAGCAACCCGGCGGCACAGCGCACCAGCGTGGTCTTGCCGCTGCCGTTGGGACCCAGCACGGCGGTGGCGGTCCCCGGCGGCACGCGGAAGCTGACGCCGCGGAACACCCAGTCCCGGGGCGAGTAGCCGAAGCCCACGGCGTCGAGTTCAAGCACTGTCCCAGACCTTCTCGCGGTTCCGGCGCAGGAGCAGGAAGAACACGGGCGCGCCGATCAGGGCCGTGAGGACGCCGAGCGGGATCTCCCCGGCGGTGGCCGTGCGGGCGATGGTGTCCACCAGAACGATGTAGGCGCCGCCAAGCAGGAAAGAGACGGGCAGGAGGACACGGTGGTCCGGCCCCACCCACATGCGGGCCAAGTGCGGGATCACCAGGCCCACCCAGCTGACGGCCCCGCTGACTGCCACCGCGCCGGCCACGATGAGCGCCACCGCCACGAGCACCACCCAGCGGAGCGGGCGCGGGCGCACGCCCAGGGCGGCCGCGTCCTCGTCGCCGAGGGACAGCACGTTGATCCGCCAGCGCAGGGCCACGAGGACCGCGGCCCCGCCAAGGACGGGGATCAGGGCCACCGCTACTTTGGCAAAGGTTGCCGTGGATACGCTGCCCAGGAGCCAGAAGACGATAGCGGGCAGCGTGGTGTTGGGGTCCGCAATGTAGGTCACCAGGGCCACCAGGGCTGAAAAGAAGGACCCGGTGACCACGCCGCCGAGCACGATCATGAGCATCGGCGTCCCGGCGCGGCCCGAGGTGATCAGGAACAGGGTCCCGAGTGCCAGCAGCCCGCACACGAAGGAGCCGCCCACCAGGAGGAGCGGACCCAGCCCGAGCAGCAGCGCCAGGGCTCCGCCGAAGGATGCGCCGGCAGACACACCGATGATCTCGGGGCTGACGAGGGGATTGCGGAAAATGGCCTGCAGCGCTGCGCCGCCAATCGCCAGGCCGCCGCCCACCAGCAAGGCGAGCAGGATCCGCGGCAGCCGGACCAGCAGCACAACGTTCTGTTCGGTGCCGCTGGCCTGAACCGGGACCGGGGCGAGCTGTGCGGCCAGGATCTGGACCACGTGGTCCAGCGGCACGCTGTAGCGACCCACCGCCAGCGCCAGCACCGCCACGGCGATAAGGAAGCAGGCACTGAGGGCAACGGGAACGACGACGGCGGGTTCCCGCCGTCGTTCTCCCGCCTCCCGTTTCCCAAGCCTGTGTTCCAGTGCCTGCCGCTCTTCAGCGCCGCCCGGGCCGGCAGCCGGGCCCGCCCGTGGCAGTGCCGGCTGCGCCGGTGGCAGTGCCGGGCGCAGCCGCCTGCCCAGCCGCGGGGAGCCCGCCTCATCAAGCATTGAACTGCCGGTAGTTGGCGGACTGCCCGTTCTCTGCGGTCCGGAGAATCTTGTCCAGCTCATCGCCGGTGAGTTCGTGGTTGTACAGGAACCTGAAGTATTCGGAGGCCTTGCTCCGCACGGCAGACCTCTGCTGCGGGAAGGCGATGTCGCCCAGCCAGTGCCACATCAGCGCCGACTCCTGCCCGGGCGGATCCCAGCGGTAGCCGCCCAGCGGTACCTTGTACACGCGCTTCGAGCGGACCGCGGCCACGTTCTGCCACACCGGGTCCGAGTAGATGTCCTGCGCCATGGCGGCGTCGAAGTTACCCAGCAGGATGACCTCGGGGTCCCAGCGCAGGACCTGCTCGATGTCCACGCCCAGCATGCCGGAACCGGTCAGCGGGTCCTTGCCGGTGGCCGGGTTGGAGCCGCCCACCAGCTTGATGTAGAAGTCGTTGTAGCTGTTGGCACCGGCCACCTTGAGCCCGCCGGTGAAGCGGTTGAAGTACAGGATGCTCGGGCCCTTGGACGCGCGCCCGGCGGCGAGGGACTTGACCTCGGCAAGCTCCCGGTCGCTCCGGGTCTTGAGCTCGGCGGCACGCTCGGGCTTGCCGAGCATCGCGGCGAACATGGCAACCCAGGCGTCCACATCCTCCTGCGTGCCGGAGTTCTTCAGCCCCAGAACCTGAAGCCCCGCCTTCTCCAGGGGCTCGATGAGCTGCGCGTCCGACCACTGGACCACCACGTCCGGGTTGAGGGCCCGGATACTTTCAACGTTGGCGGTGAAGTCCTGGGTGGCGATGTCGTGCGGTAGGTCCAGTGCGCCGGGAAACATGGAGCCCATGATGCCGTCGCGCATGGCCGTCCAGGAGGCGTTGTGCATGGCCGCGAGATGGTCGGCGCTGCGGTCGACGGCGACCAGCAGGGACGCCGACGGCATCGGGATGGTCACCACCCGGGCCACCGGCCAGTCAAAGGACAGGGTCTTGCCGCGCTGGTCCGTGAGGCTGATGCTGTTGGTGCTGTCGGGAGGGGACGACGGCGGGGCGGTGCCGGATGCGCCGCATCCGGCCAGCAGGGCGGCGGAGCCGCCTGCAACAAACACCTGTAGGGCGGCGCGGCGGTTTAGGTCTGCAGCTGTCATCGTTGACTCCCTGCGCGTGGGTCTTCACAGCATCCGCTTCAAGGGCAGGGCTGTCAACGCTTTCTCCTGCGTTCGAGGACGGGCCGGTCCAGCTGCCCGGACCTGCCGGCCCGCGCCGTTCCCTTGTCCGCGCCTCGTTCCCTTGTCGGCGTCAGGGCCCGGTGCTACTTTCAGAGGACCCTTGCAGAAGGTGGCCACGGGATGGTTATCGATGGTGCCCAGTTGTTCGTCCGCTATGCCTATCCGCCCAATTCACGTGGCAGCTGCGGCCCGCCGGACAGCGACGCCCTGCTGCACTACGGGCAGTCCGGCGTCACGGACCAGGGGCTCCGCGAACTTGCCAAGGGCTTTGCCGGCGCCTGGCCCTACCTCGAACTGATCGCCGGATCGCATGGCATCGCCGATCCGCTGGACGCCCGCGTGGTGGAGGCCTACTGGGTGGGCAACAGCCTCCTGGATACCGTCGGCATCACCAACCTCGGCAATTCCATGGAGGACAGGTTCCGGGCGCGCACCGGGCGGCAGTTCC
Protein-coding regions in this window:
- a CDS encoding iron ABC transporter substrate-binding protein, encoding MKIRINALAGIAIAATAALGLSACGSSTSPAATSSADASKGEITVYNAQHESLTKEWADAFTAETGIKVTLRQGDDTEMSNQIVQEGAASPADVFLTENSPAMAQVENAGLFADVAKDTVAQVPAEFRPSTNKWTGIAARSTVLVYDKKKISEDKLPKSMLDLAKPEWKGKWAASPSGADFQAIVSALVELKGEAAAEAWLKGMKENFTAYKGNSTAMKAVNAGEVDAALIYHYYYYGDQAKTGENSKNVTPYYFKNQDPGAFLSVSGGGVLKSSKNAENAQAFLKFITGKKGQEVLQKGTSFEYAIASGVPASEKLVPIKELQAPTVDPAKLNSEKVTELMTKAGLL
- a CDS encoding glycoside hydrolase family 76 protein; amino-acid sequence: MIQPDADATPNATPAPAMAWAERADEAARSVTHLFGQRLFFLPGTHIAATVRPSGRIENLRRPWHYWWQAHYLDCLVDAGFRELGRAGRPPEKFDGGTRPSAGQLASRLVTGIRLRNFLTFVNHYYDDMAWLALSTLRLERLAEESRRPSTRRQEKIRKSLTLQFDSASTDDLGGGTFWSTKRDFKNTPATAPVALYYARTGNTAKAQALLDWLDARLFDPTRGLYLDGIRIRSTGETTLEEAIYTYNQGPVLGALLELGGAAHLERASTVVFAVAAHLTLPGTTGNATGSPAPSLVLRCDGTGDGGLFTGILTRYLALAANDRRLPQDVRTTAAGMVTDTAMALWAGRRPIAAGERLARHGRAGEPVFSFEPPRRPAGDTYPPGAAVELSTQLQAWMALEAAASVAAASATADSGLGAN
- a CDS encoding SDR family NAD(P)-dependent oxidoreductase, with product MEIEGSVALITGGASGLGAATARRLFDAGASVVLADLGTSAGAAYADELNAAGPQNPAGTVSGREVAAPKAVFVPADVTSEDQVQAAVDAAVGLGPLRIVVNCAGIATPGKVLGRDGVLPLETFHRVIQINLVGTFNVVRLAAAAMAATEPAVTELGGEERGVIINTASVAAFDGQIGQPAYAASKGGVAAMTLPLARELARSLIRVVTIAPGIFETPMMAGLPQEAQESLGRQVPHPSRLGRPAEYANLAAHIVENAMLNGETIRLDGAIRMGPK
- a CDS encoding acyl-CoA dehydrogenase family protein; the protein is MSAVDTLPTADFFGYESLLSASEQRKLGELREFLAAEIAPFAGDWWNKAEFPAHILPKLAALELSTPAQRGYSHLFAGLVIAEMTRVDTSIATFFLVHHDLFVESLYRFGSEDQRNRYLNDASNLRTTGAFALTEPDHGSDVAGGMETRARRVSGRTGEADGGGDCWVLNGAKRWIGNGTFCDYMLVWARDEADGAVRGFIVDASLPGVGRSRIENKIALRTVQNADIVFDNVRVAEADRFAGISSFDDTNELLRGSRIMVAWQAVGQQLAAFDVARQYAVERQQFGRPLARFQLIQQQLVSMLGNAVASMGMMARIAQLQEAGQLHESGQLQEQGVGMAQVALAKSYTSARMRETVAMGRSILGGNGIVTDYRMAKIFADAEAIYTYEGSYEVNTLIVGRAVTGVSAIV
- a CDS encoding DUF1684 domain-containing protein translates to MSTAADAQLERWLRFRKGRNSALAAEHGWLTLTSFQWLESQPAAVDLVPGLWSADGTTATLTAAASDGLTLVETGNPVDGTVTARLANEDSLMWVQFGGADGRQVVVELAKRADRYAVRTRDSASPVFTEFDGVPTFDYRPDLAVEARFEAYPEPVDVPISTANPLVDGVHRTVGELVFRLPGKDHEYRLHAEEEKLGALTVTFHDETNGDTTDEWRKVSTARPRPDGSVVLDFNRAINYPSAFTPYGTCPMPVKNNSLDARIEAGEKQPAS